One Planctomicrobium piriforme DNA segment encodes these proteins:
- a CDS encoding CheR family methyltransferase, producing the protein MDLTLEEFRKFETLIYQISGIRLQESKQSLLTNRLRRRLKALGLADFKTYYRLLSSPEGSSEMAEFLNVVTTNETSFFRTEKHFEWLRTEFLPECIRDATRGLRSKRLRIWSAASSTGEEAYSIALCLAENQLRLGGWQLEIVGTDISEDVLQRAREGVYKTSSLEGMDEKQLRRYFTAMPDHQHMCVKPALANQVTFKKHNLLNAWTAEPFDCIFLRNVLIYFDRASKAVVLRHIRNALSSRGFLVLGPSEGVFDMLDGFEKVNTFLYRKQD; encoded by the coding sequence ATGGATCTCACTCTGGAGGAGTTCAGGAAATTTGAAACGTTGATTTACCAGATCAGCGGCATCCGGTTGCAGGAAAGCAAACAGTCGCTGCTGACAAATCGCCTTCGTCGGCGATTGAAAGCACTGGGACTGGCGGATTTCAAGACCTATTACCGTCTCCTCAGCTCGCCAGAGGGGAGTTCAGAAATGGCCGAGTTTCTGAATGTGGTGACGACGAACGAAACTTCATTTTTCCGGACAGAAAAGCACTTCGAATGGCTGCGGACCGAGTTTCTGCCAGAATGCATTCGCGATGCCACGCGGGGACTGCGCAGCAAACGGCTCCGTATCTGGTCGGCGGCCAGCAGTACGGGAGAAGAGGCCTACTCCATCGCCCTCTGTCTGGCCGAAAACCAGTTGCGGCTCGGCGGCTGGCAACTGGAGATCGTCGGCACTGACATTTCCGAAGATGTCCTGCAGCGGGCCCGCGAAGGGGTTTATAAAACAAGTTCACTCGAAGGCATGGATGAGAAGCAGTTGCGGCGGTACTTCACCGCAATGCCGGACCATCAGCACATGTGCGTCAAACCGGCCCTCGCGAATCAGGTGACCTTCAAAAAGCACAATCTATTGAACGCCTGGACCGCGGAGCCGTTCGACTGCATTTTTTTGAGGAACGTCCTGATCTACTTTGATCGGGCGTCGAAGGCGGTTGTTTTGCGGCATATTCGTAACGCTCTGAGCAGCCGGGGCTTTCTGGTCCTGGGGCCCTCCGAAGGAGTTTTTGACATGTTGGACGGATTCGAAAAGGTCAACACGTTCCTGTATCGCAAACAGGATTGA
- a CDS encoding chemotaxis protein CheA, with amino-acid sequence MADNLSSSADGGSFHGDELDEYRQVYLDETDEELESLVQALLTLEEDPQNGNALNEAFRLLHTMKGTSGLMGYLGVSELTHQLESRFEKIRSHEETLTRELMNLVLKATDFLRTFIEELRKGGNPSDDASALIEELNRLGQAPAAVSTAPAKSVPSPSTRTLGGAFRVRVKFIAGLQLADLKARLILARLANLGEVIGSEPSIEDVTSLDDLTQFTILFSSDRDAAEIRKIASVDGVESIEILPGLMEMAVEERRPPAVEISQDSFSPPAVMESIVTPAPQTDAEITPDLPPEAETARRAAAETVRVEVHRLDRLMNLTGELLVTNAHFAQLTQEMLPLFKRGSFNSKVKDLSDRLRQRLSGLPGQGGSRGPTDLLAEFAEDLDLLERLTVRWEEGRSRFTQIAETVDQLSRVSNNLQKRVLDTRMVPVGPLFNRFKRVVRDLAAERDKQVQLVIRGERTELDKRMIDELGDPLLHLMRNSIDHGLETSSERQRLGKPEVGTIVLEAAHRGNNVFIQISDDGAGLNIAKIRQRILERGLLSSAELETYSESQIVDFIWRPGFSTAKQITDISGRGVGMDIVKNRISELSGSIEVRTEAQRGTTFSIRLPLTLAIIRSLMIRFHEGIYSIPLDDVREIVFMPWDRIHTVHHRQTIEVRGQFIPLARMDTIFTWNDLSATSQATGPTATLAAETNSAPTHGVNVVILQSSGRTLGLCVDELLGGANIVIKSLTENFKNIFGLSGASVKGDGTVCLMLDTAAIFELAARQTKAPSSASPERVS; translated from the coding sequence ATGGCAGACAACCTTTCATCTTCTGCCGACGGAGGCTCGTTCCACGGGGACGAACTGGACGAGTACCGGCAGGTCTATCTCGACGAGACTGACGAAGAGCTCGAAAGTCTGGTGCAGGCCCTCCTCACACTCGAAGAAGACCCGCAGAATGGTAATGCGCTGAACGAAGCGTTTCGCCTGCTGCACACGATGAAGGGAACCTCAGGGCTGATGGGTTATCTCGGGGTCAGCGAACTGACGCATCAACTCGAAAGCCGCTTCGAAAAAATCCGCTCGCACGAAGAAACCCTGACCCGCGAATTGATGAATCTGGTCCTGAAGGCGACCGACTTTCTGCGGACCTTCATTGAAGAACTGCGAAAAGGGGGCAACCCCAGCGATGACGCGTCGGCCTTGATTGAGGAACTGAACCGACTCGGCCAGGCTCCGGCGGCGGTTTCCACTGCGCCGGCCAAATCAGTCCCTTCACCCTCGACCCGCACGCTGGGTGGAGCGTTTCGGGTGCGCGTGAAATTCATCGCTGGCCTGCAACTTGCCGACCTGAAAGCCCGGCTCATCCTCGCACGGCTGGCAAACCTGGGTGAAGTGATCGGTTCGGAACCGTCCATTGAAGACGTCACCAGCCTCGACGATCTGACGCAGTTCACGATCCTGTTTTCGAGCGACCGCGATGCGGCCGAGATTCGCAAGATCGCCAGTGTGGATGGCGTGGAAAGCATCGAAATCCTACCAGGTCTGATGGAGATGGCAGTCGAAGAACGGCGGCCGCCTGCGGTCGAGATTTCGCAAGATTCATTCAGTCCGCCTGCCGTGATGGAGAGCATCGTCACCCCCGCGCCGCAGACTGACGCCGAGATCACGCCTGACTTGCCGCCTGAAGCAGAGACCGCGCGCCGGGCTGCCGCAGAAACGGTTCGGGTCGAAGTGCATCGACTGGATCGGCTGATGAACCTGACCGGCGAACTGCTGGTGACAAATGCTCATTTCGCACAGCTCACCCAGGAAATGTTGCCGCTCTTCAAACGCGGGAGCTTCAACAGCAAGGTCAAGGATTTAAGCGATCGGTTGCGGCAGCGCTTGAGCGGGTTGCCTGGTCAGGGGGGCTCTCGCGGTCCAACTGACCTGCTGGCCGAGTTCGCGGAAGACCTCGATCTGCTCGAACGGCTGACGGTGCGCTGGGAAGAAGGACGCAGCCGCTTCACGCAAATCGCCGAAACGGTCGATCAACTTTCCCGCGTCTCCAACAACCTGCAGAAGCGGGTACTCGACACCCGCATGGTGCCCGTCGGTCCCCTTTTCAATCGTTTCAAACGCGTGGTGCGGGATCTGGCAGCGGAACGAGACAAGCAGGTCCAGCTTGTCATTCGCGGCGAGCGGACCGAACTCGATAAACGCATGATCGATGAGCTGGGCGACCCCTTGCTGCATCTGATGCGAAACTCCATCGATCACGGTCTGGAAACCAGCTCGGAACGGCAGCGGCTCGGGAAACCCGAAGTCGGGACGATCGTGCTGGAAGCCGCTCACCGGGGCAACAATGTTTTCATTCAGATCAGCGACGACGGCGCAGGACTGAATATCGCCAAGATCCGGCAACGCATCCTCGAACGGGGTCTGCTGAGCTCTGCGGAACTCGAAACCTATTCCGAATCGCAGATCGTCGACTTCATCTGGCGTCCCGGTTTCAGCACCGCCAAACAGATCACGGATATCTCCGGCCGCGGCGTCGGCATGGACATCGTCAAGAACCGCATCAGTGAACTCAGCGGCAGCATCGAGGTGCGCACGGAGGCCCAGCGCGGAACAACATTCTCAATTCGACTCCCCCTCACGCTGGCGATTATTCGCAGCCTGATGATTCGCTTTCACGAAGGAATTTATTCGATTCCCCTCGATGACGTGCGAGAAATTGTGTTCATGCCCTGGGACAGAATCCACACCGTGCATCATCGCCAGACCATTGAAGTCCGCGGGCAGTTCATTCCGCTCGCGCGGATGGATACGATTTTTACCTGGAATGATTTGTCGGCCACCTCACAGGCGACCGGCCCGACGGCAACGCTCGCTGCGGAGACGAATTCTGCGCCTACCCACGGCGTGAACGTCGTCATTTTGCAATCGTCCGGTCGCACGTTAGGCTTGTGCGTCGATGAGTTGCTGGGCGGAGCCAATATCGTCATCAAGTCGCTGACGGAAAACTTCAAGAACATCTTTGGGCTGTCGGGAGCGAGCGTGAAGGGGGACGGCACCGTCTGCCTGATGCTCGATACGGCGGCGATCTTCGAACTTGCCGCTCGCCAGACGAAAGCTCCTTCGTCAGCATCCCCCGAACGCGTCTCGTAA
- a CDS encoding chemotaxis protein CheD, whose protein sequence is MKVSLGMIDGGERLQLVTTGEAVVKIGELGLAGGAGVLRTLLGSCIGLCVYDRQRRIGGLAHIVLPDSHGRQDSLGKYADTAVPELIRQITLAGGRAGSLNAKIAGGADMFAAAKTMTVGSQNRTAVLACLKLRDIPVLKDHCGGEQGRRMYFFPETGRVRIEIVGQEPVDL, encoded by the coding sequence TTGAAAGTATCCCTCGGCATGATCGACGGCGGCGAACGTCTGCAGCTTGTGACCACCGGAGAGGCTGTCGTCAAAATTGGCGAACTCGGCCTGGCAGGCGGTGCAGGCGTGCTGCGGACGTTGCTGGGATCCTGCATTGGGTTGTGCGTCTATGACCGCCAGCGGCGCATCGGCGGCCTGGCGCATATCGTGTTGCCTGACTCTCATGGACGTCAGGATTCGCTGGGGAAATACGCCGACACGGCTGTGCCTGAGCTGATCCGGCAGATCACGCTGGCAGGAGGACGCGCCGGGTCGCTGAATGCGAAAATCGCCGGCGGCGCCGATATGTTCGCCGCTGCTAAAACAATGACCGTCGGCAGCCAGAATCGCACGGCCGTACTCGCGTGCCTGAAGCTGCGAGACATTCCTGTCCTGAAGGATCACTGCGGAGGAGAACAGGGCCGCCGCATGTACTTTTTTCCTGAGACAGGTCGAGTCCGCATCGAAATCGTCGGACAGGAACCGGTCGACCTCTGA
- a CDS encoding response regulator — protein MSANRLMIVDDALIMRMKIKQIALAAGWQVVAEADDGKAAVERYQEHRPDLVTLDVVMPHQDGPDTLREILGINPEARIVMVSAVNQKAKLVECISAGAIDFIVKPFDPQRLKEFFEKQLISN, from the coding sequence ATGTCTGCCAATCGACTGATGATCGTCGACGATGCCTTGATTATGCGCATGAAGATCAAACAGATTGCGCTGGCGGCAGGCTGGCAGGTGGTGGCCGAGGCCGACGACGGTAAGGCCGCCGTGGAACGCTATCAGGAACATCGTCCTGATCTGGTCACCCTCGATGTCGTGATGCCGCACCAGGACGGCCCGGACACGCTGCGGGAAATTCTCGGCATCAACCCCGAGGCCCGGATCGTCATGGTCAGCGCCGTGAACCAGAAGGCAAAACTGGTCGAGTGCATCAGCGCTGGAGCGATTGACTTCATCGTCAAGCCGTTCGATCCGCAGCGTCTGAAAGAGTTCTTCGAAAAACAGCTCATTTCGAACTGA
- a CDS encoding protein-glutamate methylesterase/protein-glutamine glutaminase, whose amino-acid sequence MADRVPIVVVDDSALFRCLIRDALREIPGASVIGNADSGAAAIEKIAELNPEVVTLDVEMPGMSGIDVLREMKRRSLRTRVIMVSRLTDAGAQVTTESLLEGAFDFVLKPSGPNPAENRQQLKLALADKIAAVLASRDDEPGPIRQAPSRPSRSDAPTRCDALLIGTSTGGPDALRRVLPLLPQDFPVPVLVVQHMPAQYTKSLATRLDSLCPLHVVEAEHRQRVEPGTIYIAPGGWHMQVARPDPDRVLINLTDDPPEHGSRPSVDVLFRSAVNVYGPRALGVILTGMGRDGAAGCAALKSAGGRVIAQHHEGCVVYGMPKAVVEAGLADFCLPLDRVSDAILRQTGRFS is encoded by the coding sequence ATGGCCGATCGAGTCCCCATTGTCGTGGTCGACGATTCGGCCCTGTTTCGCTGCCTGATCCGCGACGCCTTGCGGGAGATTCCCGGCGCATCGGTCATCGGCAATGCCGACTCCGGCGCAGCGGCCATCGAAAAGATCGCTGAACTCAATCCCGAAGTGGTCACGCTCGATGTCGAGATGCCCGGCATGAGCGGCATCGACGTGCTGCGGGAAATGAAACGCCGTTCGCTCCGGACCAGAGTCATCATGGTGAGCCGGTTGACCGATGCCGGCGCTCAGGTGACGACCGAATCACTGCTCGAAGGTGCGTTCGATTTTGTCCTCAAGCCCTCAGGCCCCAACCCTGCCGAGAACCGCCAACAACTCAAACTGGCGCTCGCGGATAAAATCGCGGCGGTGCTGGCGTCCCGAGACGACGAACCTGGACCGATCCGCCAGGCCCCTTCCCGGCCTTCCCGCAGCGATGCCCCGACCCGCTGTGACGCACTCCTGATTGGCACATCGACAGGCGGCCCCGATGCCCTGCGACGCGTGTTGCCGCTGCTGCCGCAGGACTTTCCGGTGCCGGTCCTGGTGGTGCAGCACATGCCGGCGCAATACACGAAAAGCCTGGCGACCCGACTCGACAGCTTGTGCCCGCTGCATGTCGTCGAGGCGGAACATCGGCAACGCGTGGAACCGGGCACCATCTACATCGCCCCAGGCGGTTGGCACATGCAGGTGGCACGACCAGATCCGGATCGGGTGCTGATCAATCTCACCGATGATCCGCCTGAACATGGCTCGCGTCCGTCGGTCGATGTCCTCTTTCGTTCGGCGGTCAATGTTTACGGACCGCGCGCGTTGGGAGTCATTCTGACCGGCATGGGCCGGGACGGCGCGGCAGGATGCGCCGCACTCAAATCCGCAGGCGGACGCGTTATTGCCCAGCATCACGAGGGCTGCGTCGTCTATGGCATGCCGAAAGCGGTCGTCGAAGCGGGTCTGGCAGACTTCTGCCTGCCGCTGGATCGGGTGTCCGACGCCATCCTGCGTCAAACAGGCCGGTTCAGTTGA
- a CDS encoding PepSY-associated TM helix domain-containing protein, which yields MRRRTFRKIWLLTHRWLGVTVGLLLALTSLTGSVLVFRSMIDEQLNPQIFRTVPNESRCSLEEVLSAAQNSTAAQTGKISFVDFPRSVNGIWTVWFQTGTKSAPQLTKVYVDPFRTVITGQRVHGADLMTWIFKLHTELLAGHTGETIVGIAGIVLMLSVISGILLWWPLWRHSWRSAFSIRSGMLFNYDLHKVTGIFNSPLLLVMAFTGIYLTFPAWIAPCVKFILAEHARPAPQPRSTPMAGVDRISADRVMEIVTDLYPKGRIRRLHPPSTPEGTFVVRFWQPGDANRSLGSSRVWIDPYRGTVLGVKDSKQQTAADAFISWQLPLHNGEALGLVGRWLAFVTGFAPLALYVTGFLIWRRKHRSRTQTRSPITKESPWQTS from the coding sequence ATGCGCCGGAGAACATTTCGAAAGATCTGGCTGCTGACACATCGCTGGCTGGGTGTGACCGTGGGCTTGTTGCTGGCTCTGACCAGCCTGACCGGGAGCGTGCTGGTTTTTCGATCCATGATCGATGAGCAGCTCAATCCGCAGATCTTTCGAACCGTCCCCAACGAATCGCGGTGCAGCCTCGAAGAAGTTCTCTCCGCCGCGCAAAACTCAACCGCGGCTCAAACCGGAAAGATCAGCTTTGTCGACTTTCCCCGATCAGTGAATGGAATCTGGACGGTGTGGTTCCAAACCGGGACCAAGTCGGCGCCCCAGTTGACCAAAGTTTACGTCGATCCCTTTCGCACCGTGATCACTGGACAACGGGTCCACGGTGCAGACCTGATGACGTGGATTTTCAAACTTCATACTGAATTACTCGCGGGACATACTGGAGAGACAATCGTCGGCATAGCCGGAATTGTGCTGATGCTCTCCGTCATCAGCGGCATACTGTTGTGGTGGCCGCTCTGGAGACACAGTTGGCGCTCGGCGTTTTCCATTCGATCCGGGATGCTGTTCAATTATGACCTGCACAAGGTCACGGGCATCTTCAACAGCCCGCTGCTGCTCGTGATGGCGTTCACCGGGATCTATCTCACTTTTCCTGCTTGGATTGCGCCCTGTGTGAAGTTCATTCTGGCGGAGCATGCCCGGCCTGCCCCCCAGCCGCGATCCACTCCGATGGCCGGCGTTGACCGTATCAGTGCCGATCGCGTGATGGAGATTGTGACCGATCTTTACCCGAAGGGACGCATCCGCCGGCTCCATCCCCCATCGACGCCGGAAGGAACCTTTGTCGTTCGGTTCTGGCAGCCGGGCGATGCCAATCGCAGTCTGGGGAGCAGCCGTGTCTGGATTGATCCTTATCGCGGGACGGTGCTGGGAGTGAAAGATTCGAAACAGCAAACCGCCGCGGACGCGTTCATCAGTTGGCAGCTCCCGCTGCACAATGGGGAGGCCCTGGGCCTCGTGGGACGCTGGCTGGCGTTCGTGACAGGGTTCGCCCCCCTGGCGCTGTACGTCACTGGCTTTCTGATCTGGCGGCGGAAGCATCGCTCGCGCACGCAAACTCGTTCTCCGATCACGAAAGAGAGTCCATGGCAGACGTCATGA
- a CDS encoding DUF1559 domain-containing protein: MADNCLPPHQLDLTGNRPQRSRRGFTLIELLVVIAIIAILIALLLPAVQQAREAARRSQCKNNLKQLGLAMHNYADIYTMFPLPDIGVTFAPRTPTHWDMSWGISLLPQLDQAPLYNKFNQNAPNGVSDAANQAVVSTRLAVYICPTTPRDDLIQGIIEVQDPIATATVNQNFVAAPSDYLLPRSFRDTAFTPAEVYGAFCYSNSAGNLDTSRGGGRLRDITDGLSNTLLLLERSGFPELKKKGNITKLATDSTYPVVVQKHFNGWWASTQNDRVRAWNAEGTTYGAGPCVVNCSNDWGGAYSYHTGGMQVLLADGSVRFLGENLDKRTFRALIGKNDGEVLGEF; this comes from the coding sequence ATGGCAGACAACTGCCTCCCCCCACACCAACTCGACCTCACGGGGAACCGTCCTCAGCGCAGCCGTCGTGGCTTCACGCTCATCGAGCTCCTGGTGGTCATCGCGATCATCGCCATTTTGATCGCCTTGCTGTTGCCCGCGGTTCAGCAGGCACGCGAAGCGGCGAGGCGCAGTCAGTGCAAAAACAATCTCAAGCAATTGGGACTGGCCATGCACAACTATGCAGACATTTACACGATGTTCCCGCTGCCCGATATTGGGGTCACATTTGCGCCGCGGACGCCCACGCACTGGGATATGAGCTGGGGCATTTCTCTGTTGCCGCAATTGGATCAGGCGCCGCTTTACAACAAGTTCAATCAGAATGCTCCGAACGGAGTGTCTGATGCGGCAAACCAGGCCGTGGTTTCGACCCGACTGGCGGTCTACATCTGCCCGACCACTCCCCGTGACGACCTCATTCAGGGCATCATTGAAGTCCAGGACCCCATTGCGACCGCGACGGTCAACCAGAATTTTGTCGCCGCGCCATCTGATTACCTGCTGCCCCGCAGCTTTCGGGACACCGCGTTCACCCCGGCCGAGGTCTACGGCGCGTTCTGCTATTCAAATTCGGCAGGCAATCTGGATACCTCGCGCGGAGGCGGTCGCCTCAGGGATATCACTGACGGCCTGTCCAACACGTTGTTGCTGCTGGAACGGTCCGGCTTTCCGGAGCTGAAGAAGAAGGGGAATATCACAAAGCTCGCGACCGACTCGACCTATCCCGTCGTCGTCCAGAAACACTTCAACGGCTGGTGGGCATCCACCCAGAACGACCGGGTTCGCGCCTGGAACGCCGAAGGCACCACCTACGGCGCCGGCCCCTGCGTCGTCAATTGCTCCAACGATTGGGGGGGCGCTTACTCCTACCACACCGGCGGCATGCAGGTGCTCCTGGCCGATGGCTCTGTGCGGTTTCTAGGCGAGAACCTCGATAAGCGAACCTTCCGAGCGCTCATCGGCAAGAACGACGGCGAAGTGCTTGGGGAGTTCTGA
- a CDS encoding carboxypeptidase regulatory-like domain-containing protein → MTFNIRLAGLALVVLTWHGCGKATESNWLSTHPARGQVKINGVPACGAIVRLYPVNPQAEDRSPVVPTGHVKADGSFELTTYSTGDGSPAGDYRVTLEWPDPQVNASRGAMPEDPPDRLKSRFLKPERSTLKVLIAAGKNELEPIVLDKVEILAGSSLK, encoded by the coding sequence ATGACATTCAACATACGGTTGGCAGGCTTGGCTTTGGTCGTCCTGACCTGGCACGGATGCGGAAAAGCCACCGAAAGCAATTGGCTCTCAACGCACCCTGCCCGTGGACAGGTGAAGATCAACGGCGTTCCCGCATGCGGCGCGATCGTCCGACTCTATCCCGTCAATCCACAGGCTGAAGACCGATCCCCTGTCGTTCCCACCGGACACGTCAAAGCAGACGGTTCCTTCGAACTCACGACCTATTCCACAGGCGACGGATCGCCTGCAGGAGACTACCGTGTCACTCTGGAATGGCCGGACCCGCAAGTGAATGCCTCACGAGGCGCGATGCCTGAGGATCCTCCAGATCGCTTGAAGAGCCGGTTTCTCAAGCCTGAACGGTCCACTCTGAAAGTGCTGATTGCGGCCGGAAAAAATGAACTCGAGCCCATCGTGCTCGACAAGGTGGAGATTCTCGCTGGTTCCTCACTGAAATAG
- a CDS encoding ABC transporter substrate-binding protein — protein sequence MFRKTALICLPLAALVVLISLSLVSSWPGNRTSTQKEIPPQEPTPSAFRQLTDLAGRSVTLPENINRFVLMRGLALYDLAALLGDQLDEKLVGWDSSLQSSDRDAYDKFVARFPGLKQIPLLGDSLRDGVSAEAVLALQPDVVIAGTYMVGQTKCLEQLEQAGVPVLYLNSDDPFRDPQKSLLLLGKVFQQEPRAREIVDWVDREFAVVQERMSGLDGPIPSIYVEAGTSGAGRYGNTFGSNLQGQRVNWGSILSQLRCQNVAKDVSGAYGMGVIQPEFLLTSNPSVIVITGACWTAHPESLRLGYDARPEPALETLRQYENRPGWSELDAIQNGRLYGLNTRLGSHVTAFAAVQQLTKWLYPREFSDLNPQQRLQEFHERFMPIEYSGTWMVELKAP from the coding sequence ATGTTTCGCAAGACCGCACTGATTTGCCTGCCGCTCGCGGCCCTCGTTGTTCTGATTTCACTGTCGCTGGTTTCATCGTGGCCGGGAAACAGAACTTCGACGCAAAAAGAGATCCCGCCGCAGGAGCCGACACCGTCTGCTTTCAGGCAGCTCACCGATCTGGCAGGACGATCGGTCACACTGCCTGAGAACATCAACCGCTTCGTGCTGATGCGCGGGCTGGCCCTGTATGATCTGGCGGCTTTACTGGGCGACCAGCTCGACGAAAAACTGGTCGGATGGGATTCCTCGCTGCAGTCGAGCGATCGTGATGCTTACGACAAATTCGTCGCACGATTCCCCGGACTGAAACAGATTCCCTTGCTCGGGGACTCACTACGCGACGGCGTCAGCGCGGAAGCAGTGCTCGCGCTGCAGCCGGATGTCGTCATCGCTGGCACGTATATGGTCGGACAGACCAAATGCCTGGAGCAATTGGAACAGGCGGGCGTGCCGGTGCTGTACCTCAACTCGGACGATCCCTTTCGAGATCCCCAAAAAAGCTTGTTGTTGCTCGGGAAAGTGTTTCAGCAGGAGCCGCGAGCCAGGGAAATCGTCGACTGGGTCGACCGGGAGTTCGCCGTCGTGCAGGAGCGGATGTCCGGGCTTGATGGGCCCATTCCGTCAATTTACGTCGAAGCAGGCACCTCTGGAGCTGGCCGCTATGGCAATACGTTCGGCAGTAATCTGCAGGGACAACGGGTGAACTGGGGCAGCATTCTCAGTCAGCTTCGCTGCCAGAACGTGGCCAAAGATGTCTCAGGCGCGTACGGCATGGGGGTGATTCAGCCGGAATTTCTGCTCACCTCCAACCCCAGCGTGATTGTCATTACCGGAGCCTGCTGGACTGCGCATCCAGAGAGTCTGCGGCTGGGATACGACGCTCGTCCTGAACCCGCCCTTGAGACATTGAGACAGTATGAAAATCGTCCCGGCTGGTCAGAACTGGATGCCATTCAGAACGGACGGCTGTATGGGCTCAATACCCGACTGGGAAGTCACGTCACAGCCTTCGCGGCGGTCCAGCAACTCACGAAATGGTTGTATCCCCGCGAGTTCTCGGATCTGAATCCTCAACAGCGCTTGCAGGAATTTCACGAGCGGTTCATGCCCATCGAATACAGCGGCACATGGATGGTCGAACTGAAAGCCCCGTGA
- a CDS encoding FecCD family ABC transporter permease — translation MDGRTESPVISQVVPRAPLHVYQRRTRQRFWLLAGVLLLTACSLVVDVMTGPAALTPRQIFTTILLPDAVSRSSQTIVWSFRLPTAFLAVAVGAALGLAGGQMQTILNNPLASPYTLGVSAAASFGAALVLACGAGQFGFASTLAIPAGAFAVALACSLALYFVNRLPGSTSETLLVGGVALHFLFSSGVALLQYLSSNDVLQAIVFWTFGSLQGATWTKVTLLATAFCLTLVLTFPQVWQLTALQLGNEYALSLGVDVDRLKLRTMLLISVLTATAVCFTGTIGFVGLVAPHLARRLVGEDQRFLLLMSAGCGALLVSVAAVLCKTLVPGTVFPIGIVTAAIGAPFFAILAFRSPR, via the coding sequence ATGGATGGTCGAACTGAAAGCCCCGTGATATCGCAGGTCGTTCCGCGTGCCCCGCTTCACGTTTATCAGCGCAGGACGCGGCAGCGGTTCTGGCTGCTGGCGGGAGTCCTCCTCCTCACGGCCTGCTCTCTGGTTGTGGACGTGATGACGGGACCGGCCGCGCTCACGCCCCGGCAAATTTTCACGACGATCCTCCTCCCCGACGCCGTGAGCCGTTCCTCCCAAACAATCGTCTGGTCATTCCGCCTTCCGACCGCCTTTCTGGCGGTGGCTGTCGGTGCAGCACTGGGACTGGCCGGCGGGCAGATGCAGACGATTCTCAATAACCCCCTGGCGAGTCCCTACACGCTGGGAGTCTCGGCCGCAGCCAGCTTTGGGGCAGCACTTGTACTGGCATGTGGTGCGGGACAGTTCGGATTTGCTTCCACGCTGGCGATTCCAGCCGGAGCGTTTGCGGTCGCACTCGCGTGCTCGCTCGCCCTTTATTTCGTCAATCGCCTGCCAGGAAGCACTTCGGAAACGCTGCTTGTCGGGGGCGTTGCCCTGCATTTCCTCTTCAGTTCCGGCGTCGCACTGTTGCAATATCTCTCGTCCAACGATGTCCTGCAGGCGATCGTCTTCTGGACATTCGGCAGTCTCCAGGGAGCAACCTGGACGAAGGTGACGCTCCTGGCAACAGCCTTTTGTTTGACGCTCGTGTTGACCTTTCCGCAGGTCTGGCAGCTCACTGCTTTGCAGTTGGGAAATGAGTACGCCCTGAGTCTCGGCGTCGATGTCGATCGCCTGAAATTGCGGACCATGCTGCTGATCTCCGTGCTGACCGCCACGGCGGTTTGTTTCACCGGGACCATCGGTTTCGTGGGTCTGGTCGCCCCGCATCTGGCGAGAAGGCTCGTCGGTGAAGACCAGCGATTTCTCCTGTTGATGTCAGCTGGCTGCGGCGCTCTGCTGGTCTCTGTCGCAGCGGTCCTCTGCAAGACTTTAGTGCCAGGTACGGTCTTTCCCATTGGCATCGTCACGGCCGCCATCGGAGCCCCGTTTTTCGCAATCCTGGCTTTTCGGAGTCCCCGATGA